The Saccharomyces eubayanus strain FM1318 chromosome XIII, whole genome shotgun sequence DNA segment ACCAATTAATGATTACACTGGGTATTTTCTTGGGTTACTGTACCAACTATGGTACCAAAGACTACTCCAACTCAATTCAATGGAGAGTTCCTCTAGGTATGAACTTTGCCTTTGCTATCTTCATGATCGCTGGTATGTTAATGGTTCCAGAATCTCCAAGATTTTTGGTTGAAAAGGGTAGATACGAAGACGCTCAACGTTCTTTGGCTAGGTCTAATAAAGTCACAATTGAAGATCCAAGCATCATCGCTGAAATGGACACTATTAGGGCTAatgttgaagttgaaagaCTAGCTGGTAACGCTTCTTGGGGTGAACTATTTTCTAGTAAGGGTGCCATTTTACCTCGTGTCATTATGGGTATTATGATTCAATCTCTACAACAATTGACCGGTAACAATTATTTCTTCTACTACGGTACCACTATTTTCAACGCTGTTGGAATGAAAGATTCTTTCCAAACTTCCATCGTCTTAGGTATCGTCAACTTTGCCTCTACTTTCGTTGCTTTATACACCGTTGATAAATTCGGCCGTCGTAAGTGTCTACTAGGTGGCTCTGCTTTCATGGCTATCTGTTTTGTTATCTTCTCCACCGTTGGTGTTACAAGCTTGTATCCAGATGGTAAGGACCAACCCTCTTCTAAGGCTGCCGGTAACGTCATGATTATTTTCACCTGTTtattcatctttttctttgctatCAGTTGGGCTCCAATTGCTTACGTCATTGTTTCTGAATCTTATCCCTTACGTGTCAAGAACCGTGCTATGGCTATTGCTGTCGGTGCTAACTGGATTTGGGGTTTCTTGATTGGGTTTTTCACTCCTTTCATTACGAGTGCTATTAGTTTTTCGTATGGTTACGTTTTCATGGGCTGCTTGGTGTTCTCCTTCTTCtatgtctttttctttgtctgTGAAACTAAAGGTTTGACTTTAGAAGAAGTTAATGAAATGTATGTAGAAGGTGTCAAGCCATGGAAGTCTGGCAACTGGATTTCAAAGGAAAGAAGAGTTCCAGAGGAATAATTAAAACCTGAtaatgaattcaaatttttctctgCTATCGCGtttatttttctgaaaCGGTAACAGTTATCAAATACTTTAATATAtactttatattttttcatttaatgATTATTAATGATAATTTTATCTTTTGCAAGTGGCGGTTCATTATaattgaaatttcaagacCTGAGTGGGTTTTTAAAAGTAACCATCAAAGATCGATCAAGGCTCCGTTTAGGCaaagtttttgagttttACGAAGAAGACACTAAAACTTGCagtatacatatacaaGATTTACGAAAACGAAGTACTTCGCTTCTTTGTGCTTACGAAATGATTTATTGTATTACTTTTGTGTAACTCAGGACCGCTCATTTAGTTTATAAAGCCATTAAAAGCTGACGAATCTGAATTTGTTGGAATAATTAATTTTGGATACACAGTTATTTATATGTGATACAAAACTGAATTAAAGATTAATAGTAGTAACAAATTATAATTACGGATAACCGTATTTTGTAATAGCGATAATAAATTAAAGAGACTTTTAATTGATAGATCAGCTATAAAATGTCATATAAAGAGATAGTTTTTAGCCGGCATCTTATGATCCAATTTTGAGCTGTACCTGTACCATTGAGCTCTATATACCAACCATTGTGCGTTTCttgataaataaaaaaagagctGCCAATTTCTAGGTACTAACTATCAACAGATATCACAGACTATACATACACAAAGGTTCAGATAAGCAATAAAACACAAGATTAATAATCCGATATAGTGTAACGGCTATCACATCACGCTTTCACCGTGGAGACCGGGGTTCGACTCCCCGTATCGgagtatttttttcgataTTGTTAAAAATCGGGAGGCATCTGcgaacttttttttttcacgtCGACATGGTTTTTCCGGTCATGTATGGCCAATAGAACGGATAAGATTTCATTAGAATATACTACTCGAAACATTTTCTAGAAAGATCAGTACTTATAGGGGAAAATTGAAGACCAAGTTCATCGATTGCAAAGTGATAATTGAGCGAAAATTGACCTGTCGAACGGACTAAAACCACGTGTTGCTACCATTTAATAAATCGAGCCTGCATATCTTCTGTCTCCAATGAGTGaagccaaagaagaagctagAAACGCCACCGTTAAAGTGACCGTTAAACTTCCAAAAGAGGATAGCCACTCTAACAATGCCAAACACGCCAAGAAGGCTTCAACTTCCAAGAACAATGACATATCCTTTGAAATTAGCAGAGAATctaaaattcaaacaatttTGGATGTATTGGCTATGATTCCTAGCTCCAAATACTTAACAAACGTTAGTTTAAGAGCAATTGAAGATGGCTCACAGCTAAGTGAGGAAGTTTCTATAAAGGATATCGTAGGTGAAAAAAGCGACATAAAACTTCAGTTAGTGATGAAGCCATATAGTGCAAGAGAAGCTTTGAAACATGTAATTACAGTTCGCGACTTCATAGGGTTTGCCCAAGAGACCTCAGATGGTTTGTCTGAATTTGCCATTTCCACCGGCtcaaacttttcttctctacCGCTAGGTCCAATTAAGGAAGCATCTAagcaagaagagaagaaagatgaaGGAAATCCagagggaaaaaaaagtacctTTAAAAATGTTTCTGAAAACGAAAAGCTTGAGTTCAACAAAATGGTCCATGAAGTTTTCTCCAGTTTTAAGAGTTCTTCAGTTAACGAACTTCTAACCTCTGAATCCAACATCATCACCCCGTGTGTTAGATCTTTGAGTTTTGCAGCTTATAATCCTGTACCTCCATTTTATAGAACCAAAGGCCATCTATTCTATCTGCAAATTGTCACTTTAGAAGGCGAAAACTTCTATATCACTGCAATTCCATCAGGGTTCTACGTCAATAGATCTAATTCAACAAAATTCGATCCTTCCCCAAAGGAAAATACCGAGGAGAACGTCAACCCATCCTTGGTTCACTACAgtttgtttgatttgatttcatctcgttcaaaaaaattcgTTTCTCATGTTCAAGCgtttgaaaagagattaTCAACTTTGGATTCCACAAGCTACGTGAGACCAAACAATACGTTTTTACACAAACCGTGGTTCGTTTCTTCTTTACCAGCGAATAGCCCGGATTATCTAAGATTACAAACACCTGCCTTGGACACTACCCCAGAAAGGAACTTTAACGATGAATTCCAAGCTATTAAAGATTTGGCAACATCAACTTTACAGGACCGTattgaaatggaaagatTATTCGCCAAGGTCGTTCACGAATTCTCTGTTACCGCAGCAAAGGGAGCAATGTCGATTTTCTATAGCGACTTCATTGCAATGAACCCAGAATCTCCAATTCAAgatcaaattttcttgaaagacAACATATTTTATTCCTTTGTTTCTGATGTTAGTGGCAATTTTAAAGGTAAGGGTGGTGATGAAGCTGCTATCGCTGCTTCTAACCAGGATTTGAAGACAATCAATATTTTGAACCGTCTACATATGCATGAAGTTCGTTACCTATTAACAACCGTCGTTGAATTTGCCGGCAGAAGAATCTTAGCTCAAACTCCAGTACCTGGACTATTAGCTACCATGGGTAACAAAATTGTCAAAGACGTCGAAACTGGTGAGGAAGTTACCGAGGATTTTGTCAATGATATCAACGTCAAATACGGCCTTGATGAAGgtttagaaaaaattgtttatGATGCTGACTTCGAAGCtgtcttggaaaaaaaatttgtcaaGGCCttccatttgaaaaagcacAAGGTCGATGACACCGAATTGGTGTTTTCCTCTCAATCAAAGGGTATCGTCGGATTCGACAAGAGACGCTACATTTTGGATTTAGCCAACACATACCCCTTGGATATTAACTTTGCCagagaaaattttgacGAATTCAAAGCAGATGATGTCAACAACCGTTATCCACACAGACAAACATTGTTACGTCCGGAACTAGTTGAAAAATGGTGgaatgaaaagattgaGAAAGAAGGtattgaatttgaaaaagccTATGATGAAAACAGATTCAGTTACAACCCTGATGCTTACCAAATCGAAGGTGTTGAGGACCCTACCGTTGATGAAATATCAACGTATTTACAAAAGGATGTTATTCCTAGCGTCATTCAGGATTATTTATCCGGTAATTTGAGCACCCCTTACAATGGCGAGCATTTAGCCGACACTTTACATAAAAATGGTATCAATATGCGTTATTTGGGTAAAATCATTGAACTTTCtcaaaaagaattagagTCTCAAACTGCCAAATACGAAGAGAACTTGAAAACTGTTGAACAAGACAACAAAGAATATGAAGAATGGGAAAAGTCTTATTTGCAAAAGATTGAAGCCATGATTAAGGAAAGACAGGCAAAGATCAACAAGTTAGTACAGGAAGGTAAGGATGTTCCTAAGGAACTAACTGAAGACCTGAAATTgaacgatgaagaaatcaaaaagcCAACTGATGGGAAACCTGTCGTCGTTGCCTATGATGAATTATTGCCATTGATAAAAATCGCCGAATTAGAAATTGTTTCGCGTTCTTTGAAACACGTTTTGAAGGACTTAAGTAAAGATGTCCCAATCGTATTGGTCCCATCTTTAGTTGCTTACGTCTTCAATATGTTGGTCGGTACCAACTACAATGCTAATCCAAAGCCAGAACCTGTCGATGAGTTTTATCCAGTCGATAAGTATTCATTTGCTGAATGGACTCGTTCCGAATTGTTGGAATCTATTTCTAAACAAGCTGCTTTACGATTCCGTCATCATTTACCATCTGGTTGGATTGAAACTTATATGGAAAATCCCTTTGCCTTAATCAGAAGCGTTTCTTACAAATTTGGTGTTCAATTACTGAACAAGGAATACTTTTTCACTAAAGAACAATTGGAAAGCTACAAGCAAAGTTTAGACAAGAAAATTAGAAACAAATACGTTGAACCAGTAGCCACCTTCAGTTTAAACGACCTGACTATCATCCCACGTGTTAAGTTATCAGAGTATACTTCTTCAGTCAGTGAAGAATTTTGGGCTCAAGGTGCCTCAATGATAAACGAAGACAAACAAACTGCTTTGACTTTGCTTGCTCAATCCATTACAGTCTTAGAAGATGTTAATAACATTTTACACCCTACTGTTGCTGAAAAATACTTATCGTTATCTGCCATTTACAATAAGTTAGCACTATACCCAGAAGCCATTGCCTTTTGTCGTAAAGCATGTACCATTTATGAAAGAGTTAGCGGTATCgattcttttgaaatgatGAGAGCTTTAACTAATTTGGCCGTTCTGGAATTTTCTAACGAAAGTCCGTATAACGCTGCTGTTATTTATAACAGGCTCGCTGAGATTCTAAAAGTTTATCAATTACCCAAGATTCATCATCCAGCTCCAACAAGTATTTTCAACCATTTAGAACAACTAGCTCTGGGTGTTCAAGATACTAAATTGGCCATTGAAGTTTTGGGACAACTAAGTTCATATGTTGTTGAACTAGAAGGCAAGGAATCATTAGCATATGGTTATACTGAATCACGCCTGGGAAATTTGTTTGCTGCGTTGAAGGATTTCCATCGTGCTCTAGAACACATCACTGTAACTCAGGGGATCTTTACCAAACAGTTAGGTATGAATCATACACATTCAGCACAATCAAGACAATGGGTCAATGGTTTGAACTCATTGATAGTGGatttgaaacaaaaaaaacaattagCACAGGACCAAACGTCAGCAGCTGGACCAAAGCCTGCTAACACAGCCActcagaagaaaaacaatcgtcaaaagaaagatgatGTCAAACCTGAACTAGCCGACAAGTCTGTGGATGAGTTGTTAACATTTATTGAAGGCGACTCTTCTAACTCTGCAAAtaacaaaagcaagaataagaagaagcacGGTAAGAAATAGAAACTTCCCTAACATCCCCCTTTTCTTCCACTCCTTAATTATGAATGTTCCTTATATCTATATAGTCAATACTTGTATATACCATGTGTAAGCACTagatataaaataaaaaaagacaaccaagagtttgttttctgtcTTAATGATGCTGATTATTTTTACGTTTTTCGTTCGTAAATGCAAAATTATATTTGTGAGTTTCCAAATAGATAAATTAATCAAAGAGtaaacaatttttcacaaatcATCATAAATGCAGGtatcaaaatattatcatttAGCACACTATTTCCTTCCAATACCCCACTTAATGTACAAACACAAAGCAATTGTAAAGCGGTTAAATGACTAAACACGATTGCTTTATCAAAGTAAAGTAATAccaaacaaacaataaaacTTGTTATGGTGAACGCAAGAGTTCCCTCTATAGTCTTTTGGGTACCTCGCCAACGAATTTGACCATATCTTTTACCGATAATAGATGCCAGAGAATCGCCAATTCCCAAACCTATTAATCCCATGGGCGAGTCATTCACCAACAAAGGTATCGATATtccaaataataaataaagatagGATATGATCAGGGGCCCACTATGGTCTCTGGCATCCGCAAACCTTCTAAGTTGTAGTTCAATTAGAGATCCTAGAGGCGGTAGGTTTTGAAACCTTATATATTCAACTGATAAGAAGACTGGTATTGTTCCAGACAATGCAATTTTCACAAAATTTGAATCTATTTGGAATGATGGCACTATAAGTAAGAATATGATGAAGTGCCACACTTTTCGGGAGGTATTTAACGACAGACTGTCCTTTTCGATCAAAATACTTGGTACGGATAGCAGTAGTATAGAGAACCAAGCAaacaaaatcttttgacGAGTGGTAGATTCTACGACATACCCTACCAGCCATGATAACGGATCTTGTCCATCTTCTAGATGAATGaatgtctttgaaagaacagGAAGCCCAACAGCGAACAATATTGACTGCATAAATGGCTTAACGtgtaatatttttttgagaatATAATTGGTTGAGATTGTAGTCATCAGGGCGAGGATAATGCCCTTCAAAACCCTAAAATGTATGGAATTCGCTTCAGAAACATATAGTATGTTCGTCAATAGGATACTAAAAAGATTAGAGTCAATATTATCCAAGCTTTTCAATTGCCCGATATGTTTCAGAATCGACGACAGTAAAGAGTTTATTATAACgccaataattttttctaatcTGTCACCAGTCtcaaaattgaaatatatGAGGCTGAACTGCGAAAATATCACCAAAAATTGAACGTCCCATTTATAGGAATTCATTACCGAAAGGATCAATATGGTGTTTATCGTTGTAGAGGGTGTATcaaacaataatgaaatCATGAAAGGCAAATAAAAACTGTAAACGGTGTCGAACTTGGGTATGCTTCTGGAGCCGTGTTGCCAATATTTGATTAAGATCACCCCAATCATTATCAACCCCACCACAAAAGCGTTtacaaagatttttttataagaCGTGCCAGTGACATCTGTAGACCACGGCTGAAGCCTTTCAATACCATAATAAAAAGTGCCGAACAGTATAACTATCTGAACAAAATTCGGATAAAACCACTCAAGTTCTCGAGCATCCTCCCTCAGGTCAGCTTCATGAGTCCTCATATTGATCTTACGACCCTCCTTGGATGGTATTTGGCTTCCCTTTGTTTTCCGGACTAGATCAGTTGTAATGAAGGAAGCATGAGGTATTATAGCGACCATATGAGcaataaacaaaaggtGCAAAGAACAAACAGTTACAGCTTTCGAACTATCTAAATAGCCGGTTAGGATTTGGTTCCCTAAACACTACAAATTCTACTGTTACCGAGATATATGGATTTGCCAATACTTCACCGTGGAAGCTAACAACGTGTATGATATTCTAGGCTGCTTGGGATTATGTTCCTGCACACCCACTCACCTTGAATAGCCCTCAATAATGGGCTTGTGTATTACCCGCACGCCCAAACatttttggaagttttgaaaacttttcatTCTCGGCGAAAATTTTCACATATAAATAAGAGACGCAAACATTGTAAATATTGATATTGAATATATAACTCCTTTATTGGAAGAAGTTTTTATATAACAAAAAGTATCAATACAACAAGGACCAAGTGGTGTGAGAAATATAATGGgcagaaagagaaattgaaTCTTCTCAAGATTCCTTTTACCTCggttttcttctctttttttctttatcatgATTAGTTTTTCAGATATGTCTTTTGTCATTATCACAGGCTAATTATTCCCCTGATGACCCAAATAAATTTTTACAAACTAGAGTTTCTGAATCTTTTGTGATTAGACCGTTTATTCTTATTTCTGAGGTTTTTAATTAgcaataaagaaaaaaaagaagagctgaaaagaaaagtttggACAGAAATACAGttgtatttcttcaatttctctGTTCTCCTTTTAATTTCCACATGTTTGGTTTTTGTCCCAAAActcatttaaaaaatgtttgTTTATATGATGATTataacaaaaacaaagctgGAATTACTGGCTGAACGAATATATGTTGATAAGTTTTTGCAACTATCCTGACTTAAcaaacattttttaaaatagAGTGAAAAGGAAATGTGTTTCCATAATTTGGGAAGAATACATAAACGTTAAAAAAACAGTGGTTTTTTAGTGCTATTCTTCCatagattttttcaatctaTTTGGTACAATGGAGATGAGGATCCACAGCACTGGGCACTGAGAAGGAACAAAATGTATCCTATCGAATGAGTGATAATGCTTTAAGTGGGCCTAGAAAACCCACGTTACTGATCCATTGCAAGCTACCTTTTTTGGAGGTTGGCggaattttttcttaagaaataatggatttttttctcatttttccTATGATTTTGTGAATTGGATTTTATGATGAGATATTTATAGATGACGAGTCTGATCTTTCGTGAAGACACAACTATTAATTACCATTCATGCCTTTCTGAAACTATTCACAACGTTTGTTTATTCTTACAGAATtggaaatagaaaaaaatcgacAGATAACCTAATTTCATCAGTTGATGTGTCTGTATAGCTTACATGCTACCTTctattagaaaaaaatccttcccttcaaacaaaaatattgcAGAAGATGAAACAAATTACTCAAATAGACAAGCATATGTCTGATCTTAATGATTGATAAGAGCAATTAGTGTCTGATGCAATTATacaaaaagttttatttGAGAGAGATGAGAGATCGCGATGATCAACGAGACACTACAATGGTATTAACTTTATCtcgatttcaaaaattgtttaTGATGATTTCCACATTTCACGACGGTCAACTGCGTTTTTCGAATGTTTATCGATTAACTTTGATGATATTTCGCCYGTGACAGGGCGTGGTACTGAGctttaatttatttttagcaAATTTAGAAATCGAGTAAAGTGAACTATTGTAGTCCCTCCAGATTATTTGAACGACTCTAATCTCTTCAATATATTTGAGTTCAAGTATATTCTTTGATATAGAACTTTTTAGTCTTAAGGTTTTAAATATTAAATCGTGATGTGATGACAACTTCTTGAgctatatattttcttccgagattttcaatgaagaaaacatctCATCAAATGATTTGCACGTCAGTCTGATCACAATCCATCTTGAAACACTACAAGcttttgtcttttcctTCCTCTTAAAACCTATTCGATGTCTACAACACCCAGACATTGCATTTATTGGATTTCGtagcaaatttttttcaatagcaTCTACCTCATcactgaaatttttcacatcATGTATAGTTTCTTATATGTGTTTCTGATAGTACTTCTGTATACAGAGGTCAAGTGCACAGTATCTCAAAGACTCAAGGAACAATGCCTTCTGAAAACTCCGTCTCGATCTATAAGCTGGATCAATTGGAGTATCAATATCACTACTTGACGAACTCATTAGAGAAATTTGAACCAAGATATCCAAAAACTGCAAAACTATACAATTGTATAGGtagaaaaaacaagaaaaaagtggaCAAGCTATTGGGCTCTTTGGAATTAAAAACTTTAACTGAAGAACTAGGCGAAAGTTACTCAAAACTACTAAATAATAAGATTCATTACTACGAGACGCATCTGTCAAAATGTATAAAAGAGCAAGTCCAAAAACTGTCTCAAAAGACTTCAAGTAGACCGAaaaattctgaaaaaaaaaagacagcAACTATAGATTTGGAGAAAATGCTTGattcaaagatttcattAGATGATTTGGCGCTATACATGACGAGGTTCAAGCTGattaaaattttgaatcaaaggatcaaacaaaaaagcaaaaaaactgaagatGACACAAATGCTAAAACATGGTTAGATAACAATGACTACACTGATTACATCAACGATAAAACA contains these protein-coding regions:
- the CLU1 gene encoding translation initiation factor 3 subunit CLU1, whose translation is MSEAKEEARNATVKVTVKLPKEDSHSNNAKHAKKASTSKNNDISFEISRESKIQTILDVLAMIPSSKYLTNVSLRAIEDGSQLSEEVSIKDIVGEKSDIKLQLVMKPYSAREALKHVITVRDFIGFAQETSDGLSEFAISTGSNFSSLPLGPIKEASKQEEKKDEGNPEGKKSTFKNVSENEKLEFNKMVHEVFSSFKSSSVNELLTSESNIITPCVRSLSFAAYNPVPPFYRTKGHLFYLQIVTLEGENFYITAIPSGFYVNRSNSTKFDPSPKENTEENVNPSLVHYSLFDLISSRSKKFVSHVQAFEKRLSTLDSTSYVRPNNTFLHKPWFVSSLPANSPDYLRLQTPALDTTPERNFNDEFQAIKDLATSTLQDRIEMERLFAKVVHEFSVTAAKGAMSIFYSDFIAMNPESPIQDQIFLKDNIFYSFVSDVSGNFKGKGGDEAAIAASNQDLKTINILNRLHMHEVRYLLTTVVEFAGRRILAQTPVPGLLATMGNKIVKDVETGEEVTEDFVNDINVKYGLDEGLEKIVYDADFEAVLEKKFVKAFHLKKHKVDDTELVFSSQSKGIVGFDKRRYILDLANTYPLDINFARENFDEFKADDVNNRYPHRQTLLRPELVEKWWNEKIEKEGIEFEKAYDENRFSYNPDAYQIEGVEDPTVDEISTYLQKDVIPSVIQDYLSGNLSTPYNGEHLADTLHKNGINMRYLGKIIELSQKELESQTAKYEENLKTVEQDNKEYEEWEKSYLQKIEAMIKERQAKINKLVQEGKDVPKELTEDLKLNDEEIKKPTDGKPVVVAYDELLPLIKIAELEIVSRSLKHVLKDLSKDVPIVLVPSLVAYVFNMLVGTNYNANPKPEPVDEFYPVDKYSFAEWTRSELLESISKQAALRFRHHLPSGWIETYMENPFALIRSVSYKFGVQLLNKEYFFTKEQLESYKQSLDKKIRNKYVEPVATFSLNDLTIIPRVKLSEYTSSVSEEFWAQGASMINEDKQTALTLLAQSITVLEDVNNILHPTVAEKYLSLSAIYNKLALYPEAIAFCRKACTIYERVSGIDSFEMMRALTNLAVLEFSNESPYNAAVIYNRLAEILKVYQLPKIHHPAPTSIFNHLEQLALGVQDTKLAIEVLGQLSSYVVELEGKESLAYGYTESRLGNLFAALKDFHRALEHITVTQGIFTKQLGMNHTHSAQSRQWVNGLNSLIVDLKQKKQLAQDQTSAAGPKPANTATQKKNNRQKKDDVKPELADKSVDELLTFIEGDSSNSANNKSKNKKKHGKK
- the SEC59 gene encoding dolichol kinase, translating into MVAIIPHASFITTDLVRKTKGSQIPSKEGRKINMRTHEADLREDARELEWFYPNFVQIVILFGTFYYGIERLQPWSTDVTGTSYKKIFVNAFVVGLIMIGVILIKYWQHGSRSIPKFDTVYSFYLPFMISLLFDTPSTTINTILILSVMNSYKWDVQFLVIFSQFSLIYFNFETGDRLEKIIGVIINSLLSSILKHIGQLKSLDNIDSNLFSILLTNILYVSEANSIHFRVLKGIILALMTTISTNYILKKILHVKPFMQSILFAVGLPVLSKTFIHLEDGQDPLSWLVGYVVESTTRQKILFAWFSILLLSVPSILIEKDSLSLNTSRKVWHFIIFLLIVPSFQIDSNFVKIALSGTIPVFLSVEYIRFQNLPPLGSLIELQLRRFADARDHSGPLIISYLYLLFGISIPLLVNDSPMGLIGLGIGDSLASIIGKRYGQIRWRGTQKTIEGTLAFTITSFIVCLVLLYFDKAIVFSHLTALQLLCVCTLSGVLEGNSVLNDNILIPAFMMICEKLFTL